Genomic segment of Deinococcus seoulensis:
CACAATTCACGCAGGCGAATCGTTCCCTGCCCTGAGGCCGGTTCTCCCGACTGACATGCGCACACCTCGGGCAGGTCTGCGACGTATACCGGGCATCTACCGCCGTCACCAGCGATCCGACCAGTGGGGCCTTGTAGGTCACCATGGCCCGCAGTGCCGCGTAGCTCCACGTGGACCTGACCCGGTTCACCTTCTTCTGCTTCATGGACGCCTTCGGGCGACTCCGGCGTTCGGTGCGTTCCCTAATGTGGGTGAGTTCTTCCATCCCGATCAGGGCGAGGGGATTGGCGTCAACGATCTGACGGGCAAGGACGTGGTTGCGCTGGGCCGTGAACCGTCTCTCCCGCGCGCTGATGGAAACGAGTCTCCGCTTCGCGCTCCGGGTGCCTTTGGCCTGCAACTTCGTCCTGAGATGCTGAACATGATCTGCCTTCTTCCGGTGACTGCTCCCTTCAAACATGGTGATCTTCCCGTGGCCAACCGGATCAATCACTTTCGTGACGGCGTGATAGCGCTGACCGACATCCACCCCGACCACCTGTTTAAGTTCACCGACCACCACCGGTTTCTCAACCGTGTAGGCGACCAGCAGATACCACTGCTTCTTTGGCCGGTCATACCAGAGTTTCGCGGCTCCGATCTCCGTATCCGGACGCTGGAGGTCTTCAAGGTGGGTGCTCCAACCGGCATACCCGAGGGTCATCCGGCCTTCCAGCGTCATCACGGAGACCTGACGCCCGGTCTTGAACGAGTAGTCCCGCCCATAGTGGTAGTCCAGGGTCAGAGCCTTGAAGACCGGGGCGTGGTCAAGACCCCGGTAAAGACGGGGAAGACGGCCCTTCCGGCCCACCTGCCCCTGAGCGGCCTTGAGTCGGGCCACCGATTGTTTGGTCATGGTCCAGAGTGTCTTATAGGCGGCGGAGACCGAATCACGCACGGAACAGGCCAGCTGGGAAGCCAGTCCGTAACGGGCGCGAATGTCGGCGTAACAGCCCTTGTGAATGGCGATGCCACTGGACGTTTTGCCGTGCGTGAAGGCCCACTGAGAGGCGTGGTTCTGCGCGTCCCGGTAGGCGGTCGTGACCGCGAGCAGTCGGCTGTGCTGTTCGGGAGAACAGCGCAGCTTCAGCTTGGCGGAGCGGACGATCTTCACAGTCATCATCGTGCATTAAGCTGCTTTGAAAGACAAGTCCCACCTGACGGCGGGACACTCGCTCCTCCCATGACTGAAGTCACGGGGGTCCGCGAGTGAACACCCTGAGCGCGGCGTGGGCGGTGACGCCCGCTTCCGCGGGAACTGCGCGCCGCAGGTGTACGAGTGGCTGATCCGCCAGAGCGGCGCGCGCAGCCTCATCGACCCGTGCTTCGGGAGCGGGACGAGTCTGGACGTGGCGCTGCGCCTGGGCCTGGACGCGCAGGGTTCGGACCTGAGCGTGGGCGCGTACCACCAGGGAGTCGCGTCGCGGCTGCGGGCGCGGGGCGCGCAGGTACGCCTCGGTCTGGACGCCAGTGCGCCCGGCTGGCCCGGGCACTTCCGAGCGGCGGACCTGGTGGTCGCGCACCCGGCGTACGGCACGCAACTGGCGTACCACGCTCGCCCGCGGCAAGTGACCCGAGGATTCGTTCTCAACAGCATGGACCTCAGAAAGTAATATAGGCTATACGCCTATTGCAGCTAATAGCTCTTGCAGTTTATAGGTGTTTAACCTACTGTGGCAATATGGATACCAATCTTCGGGTCAGAGAGGCGATGAAGGCGGCCGTACGCCGCCGGGGCCTCACACACGCACAACTCGCCTCTCGCCTGGGTATCAAACAACCCTCTGTCACGCAGCTTCTCAACGGTACA
This window contains:
- a CDS encoding RNA-guided endonuclease InsQ/TnpB family protein, translated to MKIVRSAKLKLRCSPEQHSRLLAVTTAYRDAQNHASQWAFTHGKTSSGIAIHKGCYADIRARYGLASQLACSVRDSVSAAYKTLWTMTKQSVARLKAAQGQVGRKGRLPRLYRGLDHAPVFKALTLDYHYGRDYSFKTGRQVSVMTLEGRMTLGYAGWSTHLEDLQRPDTEIGAAKLWYDRPKKQWYLLVAYTVEKPVVVGELKQVVGVDVGQRYHAVTKVIDPVGHGKITMFEGSSHRKKADHVQHLRTKLQAKGTRSAKRRLVSISARERRFTAQRNHVLARQIVDANPLALIGMEELTHIRERTERRSRPKASMKQKKVNRVRSTWSYAALRAMVTYKAPLVGSLVTAVDARYTSQTCPRCAHVSRENRPQGRERFACVNCGWSGHADVVGATNVGMKAWQWKLEQEFSGCLSAIPSREAEDVTLYDAEGGAHPAVEAEGSHKPATSVAGR